A single window of Archangium gephyra DNA harbors:
- the hemL gene encoding glutamate-1-semialdehyde 2,1-aminomutase — protein sequence MNHSQSKALFSRAQERIPGGVNSPVRAFRGVGGEPVFFKEGAGAWLTDVDDNRYVDLVGSWGPLILGHAYPPIIAAVTEAARRGTTFGAPTDLEVQFAEQICATVPSVEKVRLVSSGTEATVAAIRLARGYTGRDYILKFEGCFHGAGDPFLVKAGSGVETLGLPDSPGVPKDVAALTLTAPYNDLGAVEKLFSERAKDIACAIIEPVVGNMGVLIPEEGYLQNLQALCRAHGVLFILDEVMTGFRLARGGAQEVYGLRPDLSTFGKVVGGGMPLAAYGGRRDIMSKIAPEGPVYQSGTLSGNPVAVAAGIASLQALRAPGVYERLDFIGREIEAGLRAEAEESKVPVTINRVGSMFTVFFTEGPVFDYASAKKSDAARYGRFFHLMLEEGVYLPPSQFEAAFLSLAINEPEVAHILRAARKAFRALGQGA from the coding sequence ATGAACCACTCGCAGAGCAAGGCCCTCTTCTCCCGAGCGCAGGAGCGCATTCCGGGAGGTGTGAACTCCCCGGTGCGCGCCTTCCGGGGTGTCGGCGGTGAGCCCGTCTTCTTCAAGGAAGGCGCGGGCGCGTGGCTGACGGATGTGGACGACAACCGGTACGTGGACCTGGTGGGCAGCTGGGGCCCGCTCATCCTGGGCCATGCCTATCCGCCCATCATCGCGGCCGTCACCGAGGCGGCGCGGCGGGGCACCACCTTCGGCGCGCCCACGGACCTGGAGGTGCAGTTCGCCGAGCAGATCTGCGCCACGGTGCCGAGCGTGGAGAAGGTGCGGCTCGTCTCCAGCGGCACGGAGGCCACGGTGGCGGCCATCCGGCTGGCGCGCGGCTACACGGGCCGCGACTACATCCTCAAGTTCGAGGGCTGCTTCCACGGCGCGGGGGACCCCTTCCTGGTGAAGGCGGGCAGCGGCGTGGAGACGCTGGGGCTGCCGGACTCGCCGGGCGTGCCCAAGGACGTGGCGGCCCTGACGCTGACGGCGCCGTACAACGACCTGGGCGCGGTGGAGAAGCTCTTCTCCGAGCGGGCCAAGGACATCGCCTGCGCCATCATCGAGCCGGTGGTGGGCAACATGGGCGTGCTCATCCCCGAGGAGGGCTACCTGCAGAACCTCCAGGCGCTGTGCCGCGCGCACGGGGTGCTCTTCATCCTGGACGAGGTGATGACGGGCTTCCGGCTGGCCCGCGGCGGCGCGCAGGAGGTGTACGGCCTGCGTCCGGACCTGAGCACCTTCGGCAAGGTGGTGGGTGGCGGCATGCCGCTGGCGGCCTACGGCGGCCGGCGCGACATCATGTCCAAGATTGCCCCCGAGGGTCCGGTGTACCAGTCGGGCACGCTGTCGGGGAATCCGGTGGCGGTGGCCGCGGGCATCGCGAGCCTCCAGGCGCTGCGCGCGCCGGGCGTCTACGAGCGCCTGGACTTCATCGGCCGCGAAATCGAAGCGGGCCTGCGCGCTGAGGCGGAGGAGAGCAAGGTGCCCGTCACCATCAACCGCGTGGGCAGCATGTTCACCGTCTTCTTCACCGAGGGGCCGGTGTTCGACTACGCGAGCGCGAAGAAGAGCGACGCGGCCCGCTACGGCCGCTTCTTCCACCTCATGCTGGAGGAGGGCGTGTACCTGCCGCCCAGCCAGTTCGAGGCGGCCTTCCTGTCGCTGGCCATCAACGAGCCCGAGGTGGCGCACATCCTCCGGGCGGCTCGCAAGGCATTCCGCGCGCTTGGACAGGGCGCCTGA
- a CDS encoding serine/threonine-protein kinase has translation MDRAPEPEQASSPGPIPFGPYTLVRRIGYGGMGEVFLAREEAQGEAPGRACVVKKVLPGLAGNANFLARFRDEARVVLRLSHPNIARVWAMGEVSGALYLAMEYVAGKTLNRLAWRLRNRGKSLSPGLVLLIGERMCEGLAYAHDATDEQGQPLHLVHRDLSPANVCISYGGEVKIIDFGAAQSTLKQAQTAPSVVMGSISYMAPEQARKRRVDRRADVYATGVVLWELLAWRPLAQKGDVTERWKRAAYPQWEPPGQHRPLPPEVDAVVLKALSVEPEARFPDAAALGAALRGLREKYAPGVGDADLARVMGEAFAKEKVVEDGVLAELLRRDSSPQRRIAEKDMPAFAPPTALAFEHRALDAPAGFVPSGEVVIIEESPSQARPEAPRAPVPTPHSREVRVAFDVEQPGEESGLVRAIEQGGEAESGEAEGADAVASASAPTATPPPSRGGGSPPGCSSPRSWRASSWCGCWGSPGRASPRRPPGTFTSRARTPSGNFTPAPRAIGK, from the coding sequence TTGGACAGGGCGCCTGAGCCAGAGCAGGCCTCGAGCCCGGGGCCCATTCCCTTCGGTCCCTATACCCTGGTGCGGCGCATCGGGTATGGGGGCATGGGAGAGGTGTTCCTGGCGCGCGAAGAGGCTCAGGGCGAGGCGCCCGGCCGCGCCTGCGTGGTGAAGAAGGTGCTGCCGGGCCTGGCGGGCAACGCGAACTTCCTCGCCCGCTTCCGGGACGAGGCGCGCGTGGTGCTGCGCCTGTCCCACCCCAACATCGCCCGCGTGTGGGCCATGGGCGAGGTGTCCGGCGCGCTCTACCTCGCCATGGAGTACGTGGCGGGCAAGACGCTCAACCGGCTCGCCTGGCGGCTGCGCAACCGGGGCAAGTCCCTCTCCCCGGGGCTGGTGCTGCTCATCGGCGAGCGCATGTGCGAGGGCCTCGCGTACGCGCATGACGCCACGGACGAGCAGGGCCAGCCGCTGCACCTGGTGCACCGCGACCTGTCCCCCGCCAACGTGTGCATCTCCTACGGCGGCGAGGTGAAGATCATCGACTTCGGCGCGGCGCAGTCCACGCTCAAGCAGGCCCAGACGGCGCCGAGCGTGGTGATGGGCAGCATCTCGTACATGGCCCCGGAGCAGGCCCGCAAGAGGCGCGTGGACCGGCGGGCGGACGTGTACGCGACGGGCGTGGTGCTCTGGGAGCTGCTCGCCTGGCGCCCCCTGGCGCAGAAGGGGGATGTCACCGAGCGGTGGAAGCGCGCGGCCTACCCCCAGTGGGAGCCGCCGGGCCAGCACCGGCCCCTGCCGCCCGAGGTGGACGCGGTGGTGCTCAAGGCGCTCTCCGTGGAGCCCGAGGCGCGCTTCCCGGATGCCGCGGCGCTCGGGGCCGCGCTGCGCGGGCTGCGCGAGAAGTACGCGCCCGGCGTGGGAGACGCGGACCTGGCGCGGGTGATGGGCGAGGCCTTCGCCAAGGAGAAGGTGGTGGAGGACGGCGTGCTCGCGGAGCTGCTGCGGCGCGACTCCTCGCCCCAGCGGCGCATCGCCGAGAAGGACATGCCCGCCTTCGCGCCGCCCACCGCGCTGGCCTTCGAGCACCGGGCCCTCGACGCCCCCGCCGGCTTCGTCCCCTCCGGCGAGGTGGTCATCATCGAGGAGTCCCCGTCCCAGGCGCGGCCCGAGGCCCCCCGGGCCCCCGTGCCGACGCCGCACTCGCGCGAGGTGCGCGTGGCCTTCGACGTGGAGCAGCCCGGGGAGGAGTCCGGGTTGGTGCGCGCCATCGAGCAGGGAGGCGAGGCCGAGAGCGGAGAGGCCGAGGGCGCGGACGCCGTGGCTTCCGCCTCCGCCCCCACCGCGACGCCCCCGCCGTCCCGGGGGGGTGGCTCGCCGCCGGGCTGTTCCTCGCCGCGCTCGTGGCGGGCTTCCTCCTGGTGTGGCTGCTGGGGTAGCCCCGGCCGCGCTTCTCCCCGCCGTCCGCCCGGGACATTCACTTCGCGTGCCAGGACCCCCTCCGGGAATTTCACTCCCGCCCCGAGGGCTATCGGGAAGTGA
- a CDS encoding STAS domain-containing protein — protein sequence MTTRIHEILKKYPSELLAEWIGAMTAGGVRRDALMKEAELREQCAEFLRLLTQATEHGNLTDITGSSFTPAREMLERLSRSRSLQGFSPAETATFIFSFKQPLFDRLRSEYASQPLVANEEMWGGTLLLDKLGLYTTEVHQRAREEVIMRQQQEMMELSTPVVQLWDRIVCLPLIGTLDSGRTQTVMETLLQRIVETGAEIAIIDITGVPTVDTLTAQHLIKTVTATRLMGAECVISGIRPQIAQTIVHLGVDLAGVVTKSSVAGAFNWALKRLHQSVSVPGQRTPGKA from the coding sequence TTGACCACTCGTATTCACGAGATTCTCAAGAAATATCCGTCCGAGCTGCTCGCGGAGTGGATTGGTGCCATGACGGCCGGTGGGGTGCGCCGTGACGCGCTGATGAAGGAAGCGGAGCTGCGCGAGCAGTGCGCCGAGTTCCTCCGGCTGCTGACGCAGGCCACCGAGCACGGCAACCTGACGGACATCACCGGGTCCTCGTTCACCCCGGCCCGGGAGATGCTGGAGCGCTTGTCGCGCTCGCGCAGCCTGCAGGGGTTCTCCCCCGCGGAGACGGCCACCTTCATCTTCAGCTTCAAGCAGCCCCTGTTCGACCGGCTGCGCAGCGAGTACGCCAGTCAGCCGCTGGTGGCGAACGAGGAGATGTGGGGCGGCACCCTCCTGCTGGACAAGCTGGGCCTGTACACCACCGAGGTGCACCAGCGGGCGCGCGAGGAGGTCATCATGCGCCAGCAGCAGGAGATGATGGAGCTGTCCACCCCCGTGGTGCAGCTGTGGGACCGCATCGTCTGCCTGCCGCTCATCGGCACCCTGGACAGCGGGCGCACCCAGACGGTGATGGAGACGCTGCTGCAGCGCATCGTCGAGACGGGCGCGGAGATCGCCATCATCGACATCACCGGCGTGCCCACCGTGGACACCCTCACCGCCCAGCACCTCATCAAGACGGTGACGGCCACCCGGCTGATGGGCGCCGAGTGCGTCATCAGCGGCATCCGTCCCCAGATTGCCCAGACCATCGTCCACCTGGGCGTGGACCTGGCCGGCGTGGTGACCAAGTCCAGCGTGGCCGGGGCCTTCAACTGGGCCCTCAAGCGTCTCCACCAGAGCGTCAGCGTCCCGGGCCAGCGGACCCCGGGCAAGGCCTAG
- a CDS encoding STAS domain-containing protein translates to MERIPILRMGQVLLVTIQVDMHDQLAVTLQDDLTAKIVDTGARGVLIDISSLEVVDSFIGRILGNIATMSRVLDAQTVVVGMQPAVAITLVELGMSLPGIRTALNVEKGMALLQSSMDADEAVLEVADASLED, encoded by the coding sequence ATGGAGCGCATTCCCATCCTCCGCATGGGCCAGGTGCTGCTGGTCACCATCCAGGTGGACATGCATGACCAGCTCGCGGTGACCCTGCAGGACGACCTGACCGCGAAGATCGTCGACACGGGCGCGCGCGGCGTGCTCATCGACATCTCGTCCCTGGAGGTGGTGGACTCCTTCATCGGGCGCATCCTCGGCAACATCGCCACCATGTCGCGCGTGCTGGATGCGCAGACGGTGGTGGTGGGCATGCAGCCGGCGGTGGCCATCACCCTGGTGGAGCTGGGCATGTCGTTGCCCGGCATCCGCACCGCGCTCAACGTCGAGAAGGGCATGGCACTGCTGCAGTCCTCCATGGACGCGGACGAAGCCGTGCTCGAGGTCGCGGATGCAAGTCTTGAGGACTGA
- a CDS encoding anti-sigma regulatory factor translates to MPIRSAQDLVLVRQAVRTWSAELKFSLVEQTKMVTAASELARNTLDYGKGGQVTLQMLQEGLRKGLRLSFEDQGPGIPDIDLALRDGYTSGGGMGLGLGGARRLVNEFDIVSKVGEGTRVTVTRWK, encoded by the coding sequence ATGCCCATCCGCTCGGCGCAGGACCTGGTGCTCGTGCGCCAGGCGGTGCGCACGTGGTCGGCCGAGCTGAAGTTCAGCCTCGTGGAGCAGACGAAGATGGTGACGGCCGCCAGTGAGCTGGCGCGCAACACCCTCGATTATGGCAAGGGCGGACAGGTGACCCTGCAGATGCTCCAGGAAGGCCTGCGCAAGGGCCTGCGGCTGTCCTTCGAGGACCAGGGGCCGGGTATTCCCGACATCGACCTGGCGCTGCGCGATGGCTACACCTCGGGCGGCGGCATGGGGCTCGGGCTGGGGGGCGCCCGGCGGCTCGTGAACGAGTTCGACATCGTCTCCAAGGTAGGGGAGGGCACGAGGGTCACGGTGACACGATGGAAGTGA
- a CDS encoding ATP-binding SpoIIE family protein phosphatase, translating to MEVSSTAIPVTESSQAGHARRTAAALAARLGFSEEAQGKVAIVVSEAAKNLVAHAREGFILLRALHAGPHVGVEVLALDKGPGIADVERCLRDGFSTAGTSGVGLGAMRRMATVFDIHSVPGVGTALLAQLWADKPPPASGVEVGAVCVPMAGEEVCGDSWAVDRKNGHFVFLVADGLGHGPEAARASRAAVVSFLEQGPHGPVELLRGAHQELRSTRGAAVSFASLDGTQLHYAGVGNISAAVMLPEGSVQRLVSMNGTLGHQAPRMQQFSYPWNARATLVMCSDGLATQWRLDAYPGLLARHPSLVAGVLYRDFVRGRDDATVLVAREVPRGESR from the coding sequence ATGGAAGTGAGCTCCACGGCGATTCCAGTGACGGAGAGCAGTCAGGCGGGCCATGCACGCCGGACGGCGGCGGCGCTGGCTGCTCGCCTGGGGTTCAGCGAGGAGGCCCAGGGCAAGGTGGCCATCGTGGTGAGCGAGGCGGCCAAGAACCTGGTCGCCCATGCGCGCGAGGGCTTCATCCTCCTGCGCGCGCTCCATGCGGGCCCGCACGTCGGCGTGGAGGTGCTCGCGCTGGACAAGGGCCCGGGCATCGCGGACGTGGAGCGCTGCCTGCGGGACGGCTTCTCCACCGCGGGCACCAGCGGCGTGGGACTGGGCGCCATGCGGCGCATGGCCACCGTCTTCGACATCCACTCCGTGCCGGGCGTGGGCACGGCGCTGCTGGCCCAGCTGTGGGCCGACAAGCCGCCCCCCGCCTCCGGGGTGGAGGTGGGCGCGGTGTGCGTGCCCATGGCGGGCGAGGAGGTATGCGGGGACTCCTGGGCGGTGGACCGCAAGAACGGCCACTTCGTCTTCCTCGTCGCGGATGGGCTCGGCCATGGGCCCGAGGCGGCCCGGGCCTCGCGCGCGGCGGTGGTGTCCTTCCTGGAGCAGGGCCCTCACGGGCCGGTGGAGCTGCTGCGGGGCGCGCACCAGGAATTGCGCAGCACCCGGGGCGCGGCGGTGTCCTTCGCCTCGCTGGACGGCACGCAGCTGCACTACGCGGGGGTGGGCAACATCTCCGCGGCCGTGATGTTGCCCGAGGGGAGTGTCCAGCGGCTGGTCTCCATGAATGGCACCCTCGGGCACCAGGCGCCCCGCATGCAGCAGTTCAGCTACCCGTGGAACGCGAGGGCCACCCTGGTGATGTGCTCGGATGGACTGGCCACGCAGTGGCGGTTGGACGCCTACCCGGGGCTGCTCGCCCGTCATCCCAGCCTGGTGGCCGGGGTGTTGTACCGGGACTTCGTCCGGGGCCGGGACGACGCAACGGTGCTGGTGGCACGCGAGGTGCCGCGCGGAGAATCACGTTGA
- a CDS encoding ATP-binding protein, with protein sequence MSSSLFQAELRTGQDVVNTRQRGRHIAQSLGFDGQDQVRIATAISEVARLAATHANGHIEFLLEEQPVPSLLVRVRASAFNEGLVVGSTPETLRPGPALAPAQRLMDQVVLRKDGEGWLLLELAQRLPQLSPMPQALESLKAELERQRRSSAADELQKQNADLLRILDELQARKAEVDRLNRELEETNRGVVALYAELEEKAEALRRASDMKTRFISNVSHELRTPISSVLNLSRLMLDRIDGPLTAEQEKQVLFIRKSGEALQELIDDLLDLAKIESGRSEVLCTRFSVADLFGALRGMLRPLRVHEGVSLVFDEPDGLPELHTDERKLSQILRNLVSNALKFTQRGEVRVSARPGPRDSVVFSVRDTGVGIAPGDQERIFEEFVQVEGPHQQGVKGTGLGLPLSRRLAELLGGALTVESLPGQGSTFHAAVSRDYTQRPGAAGEEGGDSQELERDTPHARTVLIIDDDEVARYLLQRLLADASLQFREASSGTEGLRLAGEMRPAAILLDLSLPGMDGFEVLEALRREPSTRNIPVIIHTSRSLTEQERGRLLPHAVGILSKSGLTRDVALDLLQKALSEP encoded by the coding sequence TTGAGCTCTTCTCTCTTCCAGGCCGAGCTGCGCACCGGACAGGACGTGGTGAACACCCGGCAGCGGGGGCGGCACATCGCCCAGTCCCTGGGCTTCGACGGCCAGGATCAGGTGCGCATCGCCACCGCCATCTCCGAGGTGGCGCGGCTGGCCGCCACCCACGCCAACGGCCACATCGAGTTCCTGCTGGAGGAACAGCCCGTGCCCTCCCTGCTCGTGCGGGTGCGGGCCTCGGCGTTCAACGAGGGGCTCGTCGTGGGCAGCACGCCGGAGACGCTCCGGCCCGGGCCCGCGCTCGCTCCGGCGCAGCGGCTGATGGACCAGGTGGTGTTGCGCAAGGACGGCGAGGGCTGGCTCCTGCTGGAGCTGGCCCAGCGCCTGCCGCAGCTCTCCCCCATGCCCCAGGCGCTGGAATCGCTGAAGGCGGAGCTGGAGCGGCAGCGGCGCTCCAGTGCCGCCGACGAGCTGCAGAAGCAGAACGCGGACCTGCTGCGCATCCTCGACGAGCTCCAGGCGCGCAAGGCCGAGGTGGACCGGCTCAACCGCGAGCTGGAGGAGACCAACCGCGGCGTGGTGGCCCTCTACGCCGAGCTCGAGGAGAAGGCCGAGGCCCTGCGCCGCGCCTCGGACATGAAGACGCGCTTCATCTCCAATGTCAGCCACGAGCTGCGCACGCCCATCAGCTCCGTGCTCAACCTCTCGCGGCTGATGCTGGACCGCATCGACGGGCCGCTCACCGCCGAGCAGGAGAAGCAGGTCCTCTTCATCCGCAAGTCCGGCGAGGCCCTCCAGGAGCTCATCGACGATCTGCTGGACCTGGCCAAGATTGAATCCGGCCGCTCCGAGGTGCTGTGCACGCGCTTCTCGGTGGCGGACCTGTTCGGCGCGCTGCGTGGGATGCTCCGGCCCCTGCGGGTGCACGAGGGCGTCTCGCTCGTCTTCGATGAGCCAGACGGCCTGCCGGAGCTGCACACGGACGAGCGCAAGCTGTCGCAGATATTGCGCAACCTCGTCTCCAACGCGCTCAAGTTCACCCAGCGGGGCGAGGTGCGGGTGTCGGCGAGGCCGGGACCCCGGGACTCGGTGGTGTTCTCGGTGCGGGACACCGGTGTGGGCATCGCGCCCGGGGACCAGGAGCGCATCTTCGAGGAGTTCGTCCAGGTGGAGGGCCCCCACCAGCAGGGGGTCAAGGGCACGGGCCTGGGGCTGCCGCTGTCCCGGCGGCTGGCGGAGCTGCTGGGGGGGGCGCTCACCGTGGAGAGCCTGCCAGGACAGGGCAGCACCTTCCATGCGGCGGTGTCCCGGGACTACACGCAGCGGCCGGGCGCGGCCGGGGAAGAAGGTGGGGACTCCCAGGAGTTGGAGCGGGATACCCCTCATGCCCGAACCGTACTCATCATCGACGACGACGAGGTCGCCCGCTATCTGCTCCAGCGGCTGTTGGCCGATGCCTCGCTCCAGTTCCGCGAGGCCTCGTCGGGGACGGAAGGGCTGCGGCTGGCGGGTGAGATGCGGCCCGCCGCCATCCTCCTGGACCTCTCACTGCCAGGGATGGACGGCTTCGAGGTATTGGAGGCGCTCCGGCGCGAGCCCTCTACCCGGAACATCCCCGTCATCATCCACACCAGCCGCTCGCTGACCGAGCAGGAGCGCGGGCGCCTCCTCCCCCATGCGGTGGGGATTCTTTCCAAGAGTGGGCTCACCCGGGACGTAGCGCTCGACCTGCTTCAGAAGGCACTCTCCGAGCCCTGA
- a CDS encoding response regulator — MSHRETILLNINDNEANRYVVTRMLRAAGFQVREGGTGADALRLAAEVLPDLIILDVKLPDLNGIEVCRRLKAEPRTAGVAVLHLSANYIRPENKVEGLESGADGYLAQPVDASELLATVRSLLRMRRAEDEARAAAVQWKSTFDSLGDGVCLLDGSGRVMRANQALLQLLGLSEAQVLGRPFDALMRSAAGTEAELPPSCGAVLSCHEETEVSLGGRWYRVAANPVEGAEGTVVGAVRILTDITPRRELEDALRQRAADLAEADRRKDEFLAMLAHELRNPLAAITNALHLQAATQPESGESKSMRVMMRQSQHLARMVDDLLDVSRFNRGHIELRRAPVDLRQVVQHSVEARRRSLDEKQLHLEVALPASESLWLEGDATRLEQVVSNLLDNARKYTEPGGHVFVGVTVERRGQARQAVLRVRDTGIGMSPELRARVFDLFVQAQQQLARSSGGLGIGLTLVRRLVELHGGEVSAHSEGEGKGSEMVVRLPLEVAAQPAAAAPVQAAPSPGTEASLARRVLLVEDNEDTREVLRELLEMWGHRVEVAEDGFKGVELFPSLRPHVALVDLGLPGMDGFQVARRIRESEGGRDVFLVALTGYSGEHRTQAVEAGFNLHIVKPVKPDELERLLEQLP, encoded by the coding sequence GTGTCTCACAGGGAAACCATCCTCCTCAACATCAACGATAACGAGGCCAACCGCTATGTCGTCACGCGCATGCTGCGGGCGGCGGGCTTCCAGGTGCGTGAGGGGGGCACCGGGGCCGACGCGCTGCGGCTGGCCGCCGAGGTGCTGCCGGACCTCATCATCCTCGATGTGAAGCTGCCGGACCTCAACGGCATCGAGGTGTGCCGGCGGCTGAAGGCGGAGCCGCGCACCGCGGGCGTCGCCGTGCTGCACCTGTCGGCCAACTACATCCGCCCCGAGAACAAGGTGGAGGGGCTGGAGAGCGGCGCGGACGGCTACCTGGCGCAGCCGGTGGACGCCTCGGAGCTGCTGGCCACGGTGCGCTCGCTGCTGCGCATGCGCCGGGCGGAGGATGAGGCGCGCGCGGCGGCGGTGCAGTGGAAGAGCACCTTCGACTCGCTGGGGGACGGGGTGTGTCTGCTGGATGGGAGCGGGCGGGTGATGCGCGCCAACCAGGCCCTGCTGCAGCTGCTCGGGCTCTCCGAGGCGCAGGTGTTGGGCCGGCCCTTCGATGCGCTGATGCGGTCCGCGGCGGGCACGGAGGCCGAGCTGCCTCCGAGCTGTGGCGCGGTGCTGTCCTGCCACGAGGAGACCGAGGTGAGCCTGGGCGGACGCTGGTACCGCGTGGCGGCCAACCCGGTGGAGGGCGCGGAGGGCACGGTGGTGGGGGCGGTGCGCATCCTCACGGACATCACTCCCCGGCGCGAGCTGGAGGACGCGCTGCGGCAGCGGGCGGCGGACCTGGCCGAGGCGGACCGGCGCAAGGACGAGTTCCTGGCCATGCTGGCGCACGAGCTGCGCAACCCCCTGGCGGCCATCACCAACGCCCTGCACCTGCAGGCGGCCACGCAGCCGGAGTCCGGCGAGTCCAAGTCCATGCGGGTGATGATGCGGCAGAGCCAGCACCTGGCGCGCATGGTGGATGACTTGCTGGACGTGTCGCGCTTCAACCGCGGCCACATCGAGCTGCGGCGGGCGCCGGTGGACCTGCGGCAGGTGGTGCAGCACAGCGTGGAGGCGCGCCGGCGCTCGCTCGACGAGAAGCAGCTGCACCTGGAGGTGGCGCTGCCCGCCTCGGAGAGCCTGTGGCTGGAAGGGGATGCCACGCGGCTGGAGCAGGTGGTGTCCAACCTGCTGGACAACGCGCGCAAGTACACCGAGCCCGGAGGCCACGTCTTCGTCGGGGTGACGGTGGAGCGCCGTGGGCAGGCGCGCCAGGCGGTGTTGCGCGTGCGGGACACGGGCATCGGCATGAGCCCGGAGCTGCGGGCGCGGGTGTTCGATCTCTTCGTGCAGGCGCAGCAGCAGCTGGCGCGCTCCTCGGGCGGACTGGGCATCGGGCTGACGCTGGTGCGGCGCCTGGTGGAGCTGCACGGCGGCGAGGTGTCGGCGCACAGCGAGGGCGAGGGCAAGGGCAGCGAGATGGTGGTGCGTCTGCCCCTGGAGGTGGCGGCACAGCCCGCCGCCGCCGCGCCCGTGCAGGCAGCGCCGTCGCCGGGCACCGAGGCGTCCTTGGCGCGGCGGGTGCTGCTGGTGGAGGACAACGAGGACACGCGCGAGGTGCTGCGCGAGCTGCTGGAGATGTGGGGGCACCGGGTGGAGGTGGCGGAGGATGGCTTCAAGGGGGTGGAGCTCTTCCCCTCGCTGCGGCCACACGTGGCGCTGGTGGACCTGGGGCTGCCGGGGATGGATGGCTTCCAGGTGGCGCGCAGGATTCGCGAGTCCGAGGGCGGCCGGGACGTCTTCCTGGTGGCGCTGACGGGCTACAGCGGCGAGCACCGGACGCAGGCGGTGGAGGCGGGCTTCAACCTGCACATCGTCAAGCCCGTCAAACCGGACGAGCTCGAGCGCCTGCTCGAACAGCTCCCGTGA
- a CDS encoding N-acetylmuramoyl-L-alanine amidase, which yields MSTISSSRPSAARTTAAASSAPTLPTGTLSKGAKGPAVQQLQSALVKLGHMTQAQMNTGPGIFGPQTEASLKKYQAANKLTADGVFGPKTRAEMLKDLTPARPAPTPSKPSGVTAPPAGLERGSTGAAVKQLQSALVKLGHLSQAQMNTGPGIYGPATEAAVKSFQSQWKLGVDGEYGPKTKAAMDKALAGQKPPTSTPTTPNTPTGSVKKPDMKWVPSANFSSRGGADIDAIVLHHTASNNEAGDLATLTKKGTDVSAHYLIGQDGTIYHLVDDKMAAWHAGVSTLHGDKSPSVNARSLGIEITNDGSGKTPFTEAQYKALEKLVPYLAKTYDVPMKNILGHKDVAPGRKVDPASNFNWDRIRRATDAVI from the coding sequence GTGAGCACCATCTCCTCGTCCCGCCCCAGCGCCGCCCGCACCACGGCCGCCGCCTCGTCCGCTCCCACCCTGCCCACGGGCACGCTGTCCAAGGGAGCCAAGGGCCCGGCGGTGCAGCAGCTCCAGTCGGCCCTGGTGAAGCTGGGCCACATGACGCAGGCGCAGATGAACACCGGCCCGGGCATCTTCGGCCCCCAGACGGAGGCCTCGCTCAAGAAGTACCAGGCGGCCAACAAGCTGACGGCGGACGGGGTGTTCGGCCCGAAGACGCGCGCCGAGATGCTCAAGGATCTCACCCCGGCCAGGCCCGCGCCCACGCCGAGCAAGCCCTCCGGTGTCACCGCGCCCCCCGCGGGCCTGGAGCGCGGCAGCACCGGCGCCGCCGTGAAGCAGCTCCAGAGCGCCCTGGTGAAGCTGGGCCACCTGTCCCAGGCGCAGATGAACACCGGCCCGGGCATCTACGGCCCGGCCACCGAGGCGGCGGTGAAGAGCTTCCAGTCCCAGTGGAAGCTGGGCGTGGACGGCGAGTACGGCCCCAAGACGAAGGCGGCCATGGACAAGGCGCTGGCCGGCCAGAAGCCGCCCACGTCCACCCCGACGACGCCGAACACCCCCACGGGCAGTGTGAAGAAGCCGGACATGAAGTGGGTGCCCTCGGCCAACTTCAGCTCGCGCGGCGGGGCGGACATCGACGCCATCGTCCTGCACCACACCGCTTCCAACAACGAGGCCGGCGACCTGGCCACGCTCACCAAGAAGGGCACGGACGTGAGCGCGCACTACCTGATTGGCCAGGACGGCACCATCTACCACCTGGTGGATGACAAGATGGCGGCGTGGCACGCGGGCGTGTCGACGCTGCACGGGGACAAGAGCCCCAGCGTGAACGCGCGCTCCCTCGGCATCGAGATCACGAACGACGGCAGCGGCAAGACGCCCTTCACCGAGGCCCAGTACAAGGCGCTGGAGAAGCTCGTGCCGTACTTGGCCAAGACGTACGACGTGCCGATGAAGAACATCCTGGGCCACAAGGACGTGGCCCCGGGCCGCAAGGTGGACCCGGCGAGCAACTTCAACTGGGACCGCATCCGCCGCGCCACCGACGCGGTCATCTGA